The window ATCATGAAGTTGCTGATCACCCGGTGGAAAATGGTGTTGTCATAATGACCGGCCTTCACGTACTCCTCGAAGTTGGCCACGGTTTCTGGGGCCTTGTCGGCGAAGAGGTTGAGGGTGATGACGCCGTAATTGGTATGCAGTTTGATCATGGTGGAATCGCTCTATCGAGAAAATCGAAGGTCTGTCAGGGGGTTGACCGCTTCGGCTATGATAAGCGCTTTGATTTGACCGGCCTACCCTGCGCCGCGCACCAGCATGATCAAGGACCCCATGAGCAAGCCAGAGACTCCCGCCGCAGCAAACTTTCTTCGCCAGATCGTCCAGGCCGACCTTGATGCCGGCAAGCACGCGAAGATCATCACGCGCTTCCCGCCGGAGCCGAACGGCTACCTGCATATCGGCCATGCCAAGTCGATCTGCCTGAACTTTGGGCTGGCCAAGGAGTTCGGCGGCGATTGCCATCTGCGCTTCGACGACACCAACCCGGCCAAGGAAGACCAGGAATACATCGACGCCATTGAAAGCGATGTGAAGTGGCTAGGCTTCGACTGGGCCGGCGAGGTGCGCTATGCCTCGAACTATTTCGACCAGCTGTATGCCTGGGCGCTCGAGCTGATCAAGGCCGGCAAGGCCTATGTCTGCGACCTGACTCCCGAGCAGGCGCGCGAATACCGTGGCAGCCTGACCGAGCCGGGCAAGAACAGCCCGTTCCGCGAGCGTTCGGTGGAGGAAAACCTCGATCTGATCGCACGGATGAAGGCCGGCGAGTTCAAGGACGGCGACAGGGTGCTGCGCGCCAAGATCGACATGGCCTCGCCGAACATGAACCTGCGCGACCCGATCCTCTATCGGATCCGCCACGAGCATCACCACCAGACCGGCGACCAGTGGTGCATCTACCCCAGCTACGACTTCACCCATGGGCAGTCGGACGCTATCGAAGGCATCACCCATTCGATCTGTACCCTCGAGTTCGAGGATCATCGCCCGCTCTACGAATGGTTCTTGGCAAATCTGTCGGTACCGGCGCAGCCGCGCCAGTATGAGTTCTCGCGACTCAACCTGAACTACACCATCACCAGCAAGCGCAAGCTCAAGCAGCTGGTGGATGAGAAGCACGTGAGCGGCTGGGACGATCCGCGTATGTCGACCCTGTCCGGCTATCGCCGTCGCGGCTACACGCCCGAGTCGATCCGCAATTTCTGCGAAATGATCGGCGTCAACCGCGCCAGCGGCGTGGTCGATGTCGGCATGCTGGAGTTCAGCATCCGTGAGGATCTGGATGTCCGCGCGCCGCGCGCCATGTGCGTGTTGCGCCCCTTGAAAGTGGTGATCAGCAATTATCCGGAAGGTCAGGTAGAAAGCCTCGAGCTGCCGCGCCATCCGAAAGAAGACATGGGTGTGCGCGTGCTGCCGTTCTCCCGCGAGCTCTACATCGACGCAGGCGACTTCGAGGAGACCCCTCCGGCTGGCTACAAGCGCCTGATCCCCGGCGGTGAAGTGCGCCTGCGTGGCAGCTATGTGATCCGCGCCGACGAGGCGATCAAGGATGCCGGTGGCAATATCGTCGAGCTGCGTTGCTCCTACGACCCGGATACGCTCGGCAAGAACCCGGAGGGCCGCAAGGTCAAAGGCGTGATCCATTGGGTGCCGGCGGCGGAAAGCGTCGAATGCGAAGTGCGCCTGTACGACCGTTTGTTCCGCTCGGCGAACCCGGAGAAGGTGGAAGAGGGCGCCAGCTTCCTCGACAACATCAACCCCGAGTCCCTGCAAGTGCTCACGGGTTGCCGCGCGGAGCCTTCTTTGGCCCAGGCGCGACCGGAAGATCGCTTCCAGTTTGAGCGCGAAGGCTACTTCTGCGCCGATCTGAAGGATTCGCAACCTGGCAAGCCGGTATTCAACCGTACCGTGACCCTGCGTGACTCCTGGGGCCAATGATGACGCTGTCGATCTATAACACCCTGAGCAAGACCAAGGCGCCGCTCAAGCCGCTGCTGGGCAACCAGGTGCGCATGTACGTGTGCGGCATGACCGTCTATGACTTCTGTCATATCGGCCATGCGCGGGTAATGGTGGCCTTCGACGTGGTGGCACGCTGGCTGCGGCATAGCGGCTACGAGCTGACCTATGTGCGTAACATCACCGATATCGATGACAAGATCATCAAACGTGCCCAGGAAAACGGCGAAAGCTTCGAGCGACTGACTCAGCGCATGATCGCCGCCATGCTCGAAGATGAGGCGCGCTTGAGCGTCCTGCGTCCAGATCAGGAGCCGCGCGCCACTGGGCATATCGCCGGCATGCACGCGATGATCCAGACCCTGATCGACAAAGGCTTCGCCTACGCGCCGGGCAACGGTGACGTTTATTACCGGGTCGGCAAGTTTGCCGGCTACGGCAAGCTGTCGCGGATGAAGATCGAAGACCTGCGCATCGGTGCGCGTATCGAGGTCGACGAGGCCAAGGACGACCCGCTCGATTTCGTCCTGTGGAAGGGTGTCAAGCCCGGCGAGCCGAGTTGGGAGTCGCCCTGGGGCGCTGGGCGTCCGGGCTGGCATATCGAATGCTCGGTGATGTCCACTTGCTGCTTAGGCGAGACCTTCGACATTCATGGTGGCGGCCCCGATCTGGTGTTCCCGCACCACGAGAACGAGATCGCGCAAAGCGAGGCGGCGACCGGCAAGACTTACGCCAATGCCTGGATGCACGCCGGGGCGGTGCGGGTGGATGGCGAGAAGATGTCCAAGTCGCTGGGCAACTTCTTCACCATTCGCGAAGTGTTGGAAAAATATCATCCAGAGGTGGTGCGCTACCTGCTGGTCTCCAGCCATTACCGCAGCCCGATCAACTACTCCGAAGACAGCCTGAAGGAAGCCAAGGGCGCGCTTGAGCGTTTTTACCACGCCCTGAAAGGCTTGCCGGCGGCCCAGGCGGCCGGTGGCGAGGCTTATGTCGAGCGCTTCGCCAAGGCGATGGACGATGATTTCAACACGCCGGAAGCTTGTGCCGTGCTGTTCGAACTGGCACGCGAGGTGAACCGTTTGCGCGAAAGCGACCCACAGGCGGCTGCGGCCTTGGCTGTGCGCCTGCGGGAGCTGGCAAGCCTGCTTGGCGTGCTACAGCTGGAGCCGGATGCCTTCCTGCGCGCAGGCGCGGAAGATCGGCTCGATGCGGCGGAGGTTGAGGCCTTGATTCAGGCGCGCTTGGCTGCGCGAGCGGCCAAGGATTGGGCGGAGTCCGACCGTATCCGTGACCAGCTCACCGCAATGGGGGTGGTGCTGGAGGATGGCAAGGGTGGCACGACCTGGCGTTTGGCAGAATAGTTTGCTTCGCGCATAAAAAAGGCCGCTTCATGCGGCCTTTTTTATGTTTGCATACTTTCAAGCGTGCAGATGCTCGGCGGCGTGCAGGGTGTTCTCCAGCAGGCAGGCTCGAGTCATCGGACCGACACCGCCGGGAACCGGTGTGATCCAGCTGGCGCGGGGGAGGGCGGTTTCATAGACCACATCGCCCACCAGTTTGCCGTTTTCTTGGCGATTGATGCCGACGTCGATGACGATCGCCCCTTCTTTGATCCACTCGCCTTTGACTAGGCCGGGCTTGCCGGCGGCCACTACCACCAGATCGGCATTCGCCACGTGGGCGGCTAGATCGCGGGTAAACCGGTGGGTCACAGTGACGGTGCAGCCGG is drawn from Pseudomonas cavernae and contains these coding sequences:
- a CDS encoding glutamine--tRNA ligase/YqeY domain fusion protein — encoded protein: MSKPETPAAANFLRQIVQADLDAGKHAKIITRFPPEPNGYLHIGHAKSICLNFGLAKEFGGDCHLRFDDTNPAKEDQEYIDAIESDVKWLGFDWAGEVRYASNYFDQLYAWALELIKAGKAYVCDLTPEQAREYRGSLTEPGKNSPFRERSVEENLDLIARMKAGEFKDGDRVLRAKIDMASPNMNLRDPILYRIRHEHHHQTGDQWCIYPSYDFTHGQSDAIEGITHSICTLEFEDHRPLYEWFLANLSVPAQPRQYEFSRLNLNYTITSKRKLKQLVDEKHVSGWDDPRMSTLSGYRRRGYTPESIRNFCEMIGVNRASGVVDVGMLEFSIREDLDVRAPRAMCVLRPLKVVISNYPEGQVESLELPRHPKEDMGVRVLPFSRELYIDAGDFEETPPAGYKRLIPGGEVRLRGSYVIRADEAIKDAGGNIVELRCSYDPDTLGKNPEGRKVKGVIHWVPAAESVECEVRLYDRLFRSANPEKVEEGASFLDNINPESLQVLTGCRAEPSLAQARPEDRFQFEREGYFCADLKDSQPGKPVFNRTVTLRDSWGQ
- the cysS gene encoding cysteine--tRNA ligase, encoding MTLSIYNTLSKTKAPLKPLLGNQVRMYVCGMTVYDFCHIGHARVMVAFDVVARWLRHSGYELTYVRNITDIDDKIIKRAQENGESFERLTQRMIAAMLEDEARLSVLRPDQEPRATGHIAGMHAMIQTLIDKGFAYAPGNGDVYYRVGKFAGYGKLSRMKIEDLRIGARIEVDEAKDDPLDFVLWKGVKPGEPSWESPWGAGRPGWHIECSVMSTCCLGETFDIHGGGPDLVFPHHENEIAQSEAATGKTYANAWMHAGAVRVDGEKMSKSLGNFFTIREVLEKYHPEVVRYLLVSSHYRSPINYSEDSLKEAKGALERFYHALKGLPAAQAAGGEAYVERFAKAMDDDFNTPEACAVLFELAREVNRLRESDPQAAAALAVRLRELASLLGVLQLEPDAFLRAGAEDRLDAAEVEALIQARLAARAAKDWAESDRIRDQLTAMGVVLEDGKGGTTWRLAE